In Candidatus Marinimicrobia bacterium CG08_land_8_20_14_0_20_45_22, a single window of DNA contains:
- a CDS encoding 30S ribosomal protein S1, which yields MFEEENELTPTPIDETAVPDESVETPAAEPVPTPVELPVAEYVTEEIKIGPYSEKIRVYNLQDLKDEAEVSRTEERLKYESSLKDISQEQRIIGTVVSVHENEILMDVGFKSEGVISRDEFEQGELPNIGDQIEVFVDTLEDESGQMILSKRKADFMRVWERVRQIYNNAEIVEGKVLNRIKGGMVVDIMGIDAFLPGSQIDVRPVTDFDNYVGKTFEFRIVKLNELRKNVVLSRKDILEESLKEKRDDLLSKIRVGDILTGRVKNITDFGVFVDLGGLDGLLHITDLSWGRVNHPREVVNLDDELTVKVIDYDSEKQRVSLGLKQLQPHPWEGIEYRYPIGTVVKGKVVNIANYGVFVEIEKGVEGLIHISEISWTQHIKHPSEIFTLNEMIEAKVLNVDSQEKKISLGFKQLGPDPWEAIEQSYSVGAIYKGIVRNLTPYGAFIELQEGIDGFVHISDMSWTKKLHHPREILKKGDDVEVKVLEVSKENRKIGLGMKQISEDPWTSIESLYVEGAIVEGEVARITDKLVIVNLAFGLEGIVPLGQVPKKDRKTAGKGVQIGEKLQLKVLEVNKGEKKVVLSREQAMPKKPRTDAEAYMFQQSDTSDKIEIPEAIIEKIAESEKEAEPAEELGTEKKKTVRKKAKAAEKPEQKQEESEEKPKKKSVKKAAEKKVVEASASEAETAIEEPKKAAMKRSTKTAKKKSESTEDEPETEKAESSESEPK from the coding sequence ATGTTTGAAGAAGAAAATGAATTAACCCCAACCCCAATCGACGAAACTGCGGTGCCAGATGAGAGCGTGGAAACACCCGCCGCTGAACCCGTTCCCACGCCCGTCGAATTGCCCGTAGCCGAATATGTTACCGAAGAGATCAAAATCGGTCCATATTCGGAAAAAATCCGAGTGTATAATCTGCAGGATTTAAAAGATGAAGCAGAAGTCTCCCGCACCGAAGAACGACTAAAATACGAAAGTTCTCTTAAAGATATTTCGCAGGAACAACGAATTATTGGAACCGTTGTTTCTGTCCATGAAAATGAAATCCTGATGGATGTTGGCTTCAAATCCGAAGGCGTGATCTCGCGCGACGAATTTGAACAAGGTGAATTGCCAAATATTGGTGACCAGATTGAAGTATTTGTCGATACTCTTGAAGATGAGAGCGGACAAATGATCCTCTCGAAGCGCAAAGCGGATTTTATGCGCGTCTGGGAACGGGTTCGTCAAATATACAATAACGCCGAAATCGTCGAAGGTAAAGTGCTCAATCGCATCAAAGGCGGTATGGTCGTTGATATTATGGGCATTGACGCTTTTCTACCCGGCTCGCAGATCGATGTTCGTCCCGTAACGGATTTCGACAATTATGTTGGGAAAACATTTGAGTTCCGTATTGTCAAACTCAATGAACTTCGGAAAAATGTTGTTTTAAGTCGTAAAGACATTCTCGAAGAAAGCCTAAAGGAAAAACGCGACGACCTTTTATCGAAGATCAGGGTCGGCGATATTCTAACGGGACGCGTCAAAAACATCACGGATTTTGGTGTTTTCGTCGATTTGGGCGGTTTGGACGGATTGCTTCATATCACCGACCTGTCGTGGGGTCGTGTCAACCATCCGCGCGAAGTGGTCAATCTGGATGATGAACTGACGGTTAAAGTCATTGATTACGATTCAGAAAAGCAAAGAGTATCTCTTGGTTTGAAGCAACTTCAGCCGCATCCGTGGGAAGGAATCGAATACAGATATCCCATTGGAACCGTTGTCAAAGGTAAAGTCGTTAACATTGCCAATTATGGCGTTTTTGTCGAAATAGAAAAAGGCGTCGAAGGACTCATCCACATTTCGGAAATCTCATGGACTCAACATATTAAACATCCGAGTGAAATTTTTACTTTAAATGAAATGATCGAAGCCAAGGTGTTGAATGTTGATAGTCAGGAGAAAAAAATCTCGCTTGGTTTCAAACAGTTGGGACCCGATCCGTGGGAAGCAATCGAACAATCTTATTCTGTCGGTGCTATTTACAAAGGGATCGTCCGAAATCTGACACCTTATGGTGCATTTATCGAACTGCAGGAAGGAATCGACGGATTTGTCCATATTTCCGATATGTCATGGACGAAAAAACTGCATCATCCTCGCGAAATTCTCAAAAAGGGTGACGATGTGGAAGTTAAGGTTCTTGAAGTTTCAAAAGAAAATCGGAAAATTGGTCTCGGTATGAAACAGATATCGGAGGACCCGTGGACGTCAATTGAATCCCTGTACGTCGAAGGCGCAATCGTCGAGGGTGAAGTTGCTCGAATTACCGATAAGTTAGTCATTGTTAATCTGGCATTTGGTCTGGAAGGAATCGTTCCGCTGGGACAGGTTCCAAAGAAAGATAGAAAAACAGCTGGGAAAGGTGTTCAGATTGGTGAAAAACTTCAGTTAAAGGTTCTGGAAGTGAACAAAGGCGAGAAGAAAGTCGTTCTTTCCCGTGAACAGGCAATGCCGAAGAAGCCGAGAACTGATGCCGAAGCATATATGTTCCAGCAAAGTGATACGAGCGACAAAATCGAGATTCCAGAAGCGATTATCGAAAAAATAGCGGAATCCGAGAAAGAAGCAGAACCGGCTGAAGAACTCGGAACGGAAAAGAAGAAAACTGTCCGGAAAAAGGCAAAAGCCGCTGAAAAACCTGAGCAGAAACAGGAAGAATCCGAAGAGAAGCCAAAGAAAAAAAGCGTTAAAAAAGCCGCTGAAAAAAAAGTGGTTGAAGCGTCCGCTTCCGAGGCCGAAACTGCGATTGAAGAACCGAAAAAAGCCGCAATGAAACGTTCGACTAAGACGGCTAAAAAGAAATCCGAATCAACGGAAGATGAGCCTGAAACTGAAAAGGCGGAATCTTCCGAATCGGAACCTAAATAA
- a CDS encoding cytidylate kinase, with the protein MGIVVAIDGPAGSGKSSTAKEVAKRLGFTYVDTGAMYRAITLLAIRRKVNPEVSEQIISLASSTDIRFRWENGDLRTLLNGEDVSEEIRSAEVAQAVSPVSAIAGVREIMVKRQREMSHENNIVMEGRDIGTNVFPRADFKFYVTADVEVRARRRIGDYQKIGQNLSLEEIIKEIKKRDRIDSSRAHSPLKKADDAIVIDTTHLTFEEQVEKIIEIVKNRPEMVR; encoded by the coding sequence ATGGGTATCGTAGTCGCAATCGATGGGCCTGCGGGTTCGGGAAAAAGTAGTACGGCGAAAGAAGTCGCCAAAAGGCTGGGTTTTACTTATGTCGATACTGGAGCTATGTATCGTGCGATTACATTGTTGGCGATTCGCAGAAAAGTAAACCCGGAAGTTTCCGAACAGATCATTTCGTTGGCGAGCTCGACCGATATTCGGTTCCGATGGGAAAATGGCGATTTACGGACTCTCTTAAATGGTGAAGATGTCAGTGAAGAGATTCGTTCAGCGGAAGTCGCTCAGGCGGTCAGTCCTGTGAGCGCAATCGCAGGCGTTCGTGAAATCATGGTCAAGCGCCAGCGCGAAATGTCACATGAAAACAATATCGTCATGGAAGGTAGAGACATTGGAACGAATGTATTTCCGAGAGCCGATTTTAAATTTTATGTGACGGCGGATGTAGAAGTCCGCGCCAGACGACGCATCGGAGATTATCAGAAAATCGGTCAAAATCTGAGTTTGGAAGAGATCATCAAAGAGATTAAGAAGCGCGACCGGATCGATTCATCCCGTGCGCATTCTCCGTTGAAAAAAGCCGATGACGCGATCGTGATCGACACCACTCATTTAACCTTTGAAGAACAAGTAGAAAAAATTATTGAAATTGTGAAGAATCGCCCAGAAATGGTTCGATAA
- a CDS encoding pseudouridine synthase has product MTNPVNPFKKENRLNKFLASCGVGSRRACDKMVLEGRVVLNGSVITDLSTVVRDSDTVELDGKKVRPEELIYILLNKPAGVVTTLSDPEGRKHVGDLIGRNIRVKPVGRLDMYSTGVLILTNDGDLHFRLTHPRFKIVRTYEAKIEGKVGPEIREKIRSGVELEKGKIATGRVVEIIYNLGKTVVRIDLMEGMNREIRRIFEVLGYRTLSLDRIRFAGIGYGRLKPGEWRFLKLDEIQRLKEKCQL; this is encoded by the coding sequence ATGACGAACCCGGTGAATCCGTTCAAGAAAGAGAACAGGCTTAATAAATTTCTCGCTTCCTGCGGGGTCGGTTCCCGCCGCGCTTGCGATAAAATGGTTCTCGAAGGCAGAGTCGTTTTAAATGGTTCAGTCATCACTGATCTATCTACTGTTGTTCGCGATAGCGACACCGTCGAACTAGATGGCAAAAAGGTTCGTCCGGAAGAACTGATCTATATTTTGCTGAATAAACCCGCCGGAGTCGTTACAACGTTGAGTGATCCGGAAGGAAGAAAACATGTTGGCGATTTGATTGGGAGAAATATTAGAGTTAAACCGGTTGGGCGATTGGATATGTATTCGACTGGCGTTTTGATTCTGACAAATGACGGTGATCTACATTTTCGGCTGACGCATCCGCGATTTAAGATCGTGCGGACTTACGAAGCCAAGATCGAAGGGAAAGTCGGTCCTGAAATTCGCGAGAAAATACGGTCAGGTGTCGAATTAGAAAAAGGGAAAATCGCAACCGGAAGAGTTGTCGAAATTATTTACAATCTGGGCAAAACCGTCGTTCGGATTGATTTGATGGAAGGAATGAACCGTGAAATCCGCCGGATTTTTGAAGTGCTTGGTTACCGAACCCTTAGCCTCGATCGAATTCGTTTTGCAGGAATTGGATATGGTCGGCTTAAACCGGGCGAGTGGCGCTTTCTAAAACTGGATGAAATTCAGAGATTGAAAGAAAAATGTCAGTTATAA
- the scpB gene encoding SMC-Scp complex subunit ScpB produces the protein MLSPTHKIIEALLFSASEPITNEQAKVCLQEEIDLAQIVGEINEYYEQEKSPIWIQSLSGGYRLMTRSEYDPWISRLFQSKGNLRLSRPALETLSIIAYKQPVTRTEIDSIRGVTTVLKPLIEKNLIETKGRQEGPGRALLYGTTSHFLEYFGLATIKDLPKIKEIEEIMHDEPGESVQEREQA, from the coding sequence ATGCTGTCGCCAACGCATAAAATCATCGAAGCGCTTCTATTTTCCGCAAGCGAACCGATCACAAACGAGCAGGCAAAAGTTTGTCTTCAGGAAGAAATCGATCTTGCACAGATTGTCGGAGAAATCAACGAATATTACGAACAGGAAAAATCGCCGATCTGGATTCAATCGCTTTCCGGCGGTTATCGGCTGATGACGCGCTCGGAATACGATCCGTGGATTTCACGCTTATTTCAATCAAAAGGCAATCTACGACTCTCGCGGCCTGCATTGGAAACGCTTTCCATCATTGCTTACAAACAGCCAGTCACCCGGACGGAAATCGATTCGATTCGCGGCGTGACGACGGTTTTAAAACCGCTTATCGAGAAAAATCTGATCGAAACCAAAGGAAGGCAAGAAGGTCCCGGACGCGCTTTACTGTACGGAACGACTTCACACTTCTTGGAATATTTTGGTCTCGCAACGATCAAGGACTTACCAAAAATCAAAGAAATTGAAGAGATCATGCATGACGAACCCGGTGAATCCGTTCAAGAAAGAGAACAGGCTTAA